The region ATGGGGATGAACATGGTCAGAAGTGTTGTCTCCTGTCCCCCGTGGATCGATGTGCTGGATGTAAAAGCTGCACCGATTTTTCCTACAAGGCCTCCTTTTACCCATACGCCAGCCGTCTTATCTATGAAATCCTTGAGAGAAGAACTCATATTGCCATAGCGCGTGGGACTCCCGAAAATAACGGCATCGGCATCGAAAAGATCATTGGCCTTTGCTTCGGGGATGCTCTTCAGGTTCTCCCGTATCTTCTTCCAGCGCTCGTCTTTCTGGATTATTTCTTCAGGGGCAAGTTCTGCTGTCCTTCGCAGAATAACCTCGCATCCTTTAACAGATCGGGCGCCCTCAGCTATCAATTCTGCGAGTTTTAAGGTATTACCGTAGCGGGTATAGAAAATTATGTAGACTTTTATCATTTTATTCCCCTGATGGCTAACCGGTTATATTATAGTTAATCTCTATACTTAAATAATACAATGCATAAAAAGGCGATCGTGGATAATAATAACAGAAGTCAGTTCATCAGGCAAAAAACATATTTCGCAGTTCTCAAGCTTCTAGATACCATCTCTTTCGAAAAAAAATACCCTGATGCGCTCCTCGGAGACCTTTTCAAGAGAGAAGAATTTTCATCATCTGAAAAAGCTGCTATCGTTGGACTTA is a window of Candidatus Methanoperedens sp. DNA encoding:
- the wrbA gene encoding NAD(P)H:quinone oxidoreductase, whose protein sequence is MIKVYIIFYTRYGNTLKLAELIAEGARSVKGCEVILRRTAELAPEEIIQKDERWKKIRENLKSIPEAKANDLFDADAVIFGSPTRYGNMSSSLKDFIDKTAGVWVKGGLVGKIGAAFTSSTSIHGGQETTLLTMFIPMLHHGMIIAGIPYSEDHLFTTTAGGSPYGASAVTGSMADLPFTPGASALARALGKRVAELATKLKLGEEAMKKQG